A segment of the Anaerolineae bacterium genome:
GCCGCCAATCACAATCACGTTTTTGCCTGTGGCTGATATAAATTGGCCAAGGCCCGTTCGCTCTTGCCAGGGCGTGATAGTAGGATCGTCGCCGTCCAGCACTTTTTGCGTGTTGGCGTGCAAAAACTCCATAGCAAAGTGAATGCCTTTGAGATTGCGGCCCTCAACCGACAAGTCGCGTGGTTTGGCAGCGCCGCCGCACAACACCACCGCGTCAAATTCCGACATCAGCTTGTCCGCCGGATAATCAACGCCAACCTCGGTATGGGTGATAAATTTAACACCTTCCTCGGCCAACAAATTGACCCGGCGCTGGACAACGTGTTTTTCCAGTTTCATATTGGGGATACCGTAGGTGAGCAAGCCGCCAAGCCGGTCGGCGCGTTCAAACACCGTTACCCAGTGCCCGGCCCGGTTGAGCTGGGCCGCGCAGGCCAACCCGGCCGGGCCGGAGCCAACCACGGCCACTTTTTTGCCGGTGCGTTTTTGGGGAGGGCTGGCTTTTACCCAGCCCATTGCAAAACCCTTGTCAATAAGGGCCGCCTCAATGCTTTTAATGGTCACCGGCGGTTCATTGATCCCCAGCGTACATGAACCCTCACAGGGGGCGGGGCAAACCCGGCCGGTGAACTCGGGGAAGTTGTTGGTTTTATGCAGGCGGTCGAGAGCTTCACGCCAAAGGCCACGATAAACCAGGTCGTTCCACTCAGGGATAAGGTTATTGATTGGACAACCCGAGGCCATGCCGCTTAACAGCGTGCCGGTATGGCAAAAGGGGATGCCACAATCCATGCAGCGAGCGCCCTGGATTTGCAATTTTTCTTCGGCCATGGGCAAGTGAAACTCCTGCCAATGACGTATTCGCTCCTCCGGGGAGTGGTCCGAGGGAACTTCACGCTTATATTCCATAAATCCGGTTATTTTACCCATTTTGCAAACACCTCGTTAAATTGTTTTTAGAGATGTCCCCAACCCGGCTAAAGCGAATACCCTCAACCTGCCTGCATAAAACCCAACGGTTTACCTACCCAACACTATGAGTCTAAAATTCGTTTAGCCGCATTATCAAAGACATCGGTCATAAATGGTATATCTGTTTCTCTTTCCGTTTCCCGGTTGGCCGAGAAGAGATCGTTACGGGAGATTTCGGCCAGAGAGAATTTTCTGGCGCCGGCCAATAACTGTTGCAGGCCCGCCGCCAATTTATCGGCCAGGGTCCAAACGGCAATGGCCCCAAAGGGGATATTTGCCATTTCATCGGCCCCTACTTTATGCTGAACGTCATAGTAGCCGGCAAAAATTTCTTCGGGCACCCGGCCAAATTGAGCCACCGTTTGCGGCAGTTTATCCCAATTACCATGGATGGTTAGACAACTTTCAGGGTCAACCACCCCTTGAATATTCGCGCCCAGGAAACCGGGGATCATCAACGCCCGGCCCATGCACACCAGCTTGGTATAAGGCGCGCCCAGAGCCAGCGCTTTAAAAATATGGTCTTCGCGGGCCAGGCCGCCGGCAAAGGCCAGGTCAACCACTTTGTGCCCTTTCCCGGCCAGGTGCGAGGCATATTCATAAGCTTTGGCATGCAGAAAGATCGAAGGCACGCCCCAGGTTTCCATCATATTCCAGGGACTCATGCCGGTGCCGCCGCCGGAGCCGTCAATCGTCAGCAGGTCCAAATCGGCTTCGGTGGCGTATTTGATGGCCATAGCCAGGGCCTCCATGCCATAAGAGCCGGTCTTTAAGGTAATCCGTTGGTAACCAAGTTCGCGCAAATGCTTAACCGACTGCATAAAGTTCTCTCGCACCGCGTCCGCATTGTGCAGGTCGGTGTATCCCAGGCGGCTGTGGCGGGCAAAGGCTTCCACCGCCCCGTGCTGAAAAGCCTCCTGCACTTCCGGGATGGTGGGGTCCGGGTCAACCACATACCCCCGTTCTTTCAAAAATAAGGCGTACTCCAGGTTTTTTACCTGAATTTCACCGCCAATGTTTTTGGCGCCCTGCCCCCACTTCAGTTCAATAATGGCCTTATCGCCATACTTATCAATCACGTATTCGGCCACCCCGTTGCGGGTATCTTCCACGTTCATCTGCACAATGATGGCTCCATAACCATCGTGGTATCGCAGGAACGTATCAATGCGGCGGTCAAGTTCGGGGGCTTTGGCTATTTTGCCGTTGGTGAGTTCCGCTTCCTGGTCAATGCCCACCACGTTTTCCCCAATCACAATGGGAAAGCCTACCAGGGCAGCGCCAATAGCAAACGCTTCCCAATATTTGGCGGCAATAAAGGTTGACCCCAACGCGCCGGTCATAATGGGCACTCTGGCTTTGGTTTTTATGTTAACGCCAAACTCGGTTTCAACACTAACATTTGGAAAAATGCAGTCATCCGGGGAATCGGATAATCCTTGCGGTACGCCCAAAGCACCGTAGTTATACCCCTGGATGCGCAAGGCGTTATAGTTAACGCCAACATGGGTGGTATTGGCGCTGCCCGCGGTGACGATGCCAAAATCGCGGGGATAAAGCAGTTTTCGCCCGCGCAAACTTGAAAGCCAAGTTTCGCACTTACCCTTACAATCCGCCCGGCAAAGGGTGCACAAACCCGACTCCGCGGCATCGCCCCGGTTAGCTGTGCCTAATACATCATTAGTTCCTGACCACTGAATCATTCTTTAACTTTCTCCTTTATAGTGATAGTTTGTTTGTGTGTTGACCAAACACACAAGGTTTGAAATTTGAAGCAGACCAAAATTGAACCGTATAATAGTAAAACCGGGTTTTTCGGCAAAAAAACCGCTAAACCGTATGGTTTCAGAACCAATTTTGCATAGAAATTGCCTGATATAGGCAATTCTATTTTTGTTGACCGGCGCCGGCCTAATTTTTTTGTTAATTTTCAAACAACTCTTGCAATTTTGCGGGTTACTTTCTAAACCAACACCCAGCCTTGTCTAAATTCATTTTAAGCCATAGGACCACGCGAGAACCGGAAAATTTGCTCCGTGCAGGCAGATTTGGCTGCGGCTAATTTCCGCCCACCCGGGACATGTCGCTCTTGTTCTTTTCAAACGCCACCATCACCGCTTCGTCGCCGCTCAGGCCGGAGGCTTCAACTTCGGCAAAGGCTTCCAGCATGCGTTTGTAATCGTGCGGCATCACTTTGACAAATTTGGGCGCCAACTCGTCCCATTGAGCCAATACGCGCCAGCCCAATTCGCTGTTGGTGTATTCGGCGTGGCGTTGGACCATTGCTTTGACTTCAGCAATTTCAGCAGGGTCATCCAACTTTTCCAGGCCGACCATCTGCCGGTTGCAGAGGGTAGCAAAATCGCCATGCCGATCCAGCACGTAGGCCACACCACCCGACATGCCGGCGGCAAAGTTGCGCCCGGTCTGGCCCAGCACCACTACCTGCCCGCCGGTCATATACTCGCAGCCGTGGTCGCCCACGCCTTCCACCACCGCTCGAATGCCGCTGTTGCGCACGCAAAAACGTTCGCCGGCCACGCCCCGAATGTAGGCTTCGCCGCTGGTGGCCCCATAAAAGGCCACATTGCCGATAATAATATTCTCTTCAGGCACAAAGGTTGACCCCTCCGGCGGGTAAACAATGATCTTGCCCCCGGACAGGCCCTTGCCAATGTAGTCGTTAGAGTCGCCTTCCAACACCAGGGTGATACCTTGGGGCACAAACGCGCCAAAACTCTGCCCGGCCGACCCCTGGAAACGCAGGCGAATAGTGTCTTCGGGCAGACCGGCCCCGCCGTAACGACGGGTCAACTCGCTGCCCAGAATGGTGCCTACCACCCGGTTGACATTTTTGATGGGCAGGGTGGCCGCTACCGGCTCGCCGCGTTCTAAGGCCGGTTGGCATAGCTCAAGCAGGGTTTGGTTGTCCAGGGTTTTCTCCAGGCCGTGGTCCTGTTGTATCTGGCAGTAGCGGCCTATCTCGGGCGGGGCGTCGGGCCGGTATAGAATGTTGGAAAAGTCCAGGCCTTTGGCCTTCCAGTGGTCAATGGCCTGGCGAGGCTCCAGCTTGTCTACCCGGCCAATCATTTCGTCAACCGTGCGAAAGCCAAGCCGGGCCATCAACTCGCGCATCTCTTGGGCAATAAAGTGCATAAAATTGACCACGTGCTCCGGGCTGCCGCTGAACTTCTTGCGCAGTTCCGGGTTTTGGGTGGCTACGCCCACCGGGCAGGTATCCTGGTGGCATACCCGCATCATGATACAGCCCAACGTTACTAACGGAGCGGTAGCAAAACCAAACTCTTCCGCGCCCAGCAGGGCGGCAATCACCACGTCGCGCCCAGTTTTAAGCTGGCCGTCGGTTTCTACCACAATGCGGCTGCGCAGGTTGTTGAGCACCAGGGTTTGATGAGTTTCGGCCAGGCCCAGTTCCCAGGGCAAACCGGCGTGTTTAATGCTGCTCTGGGGCGACGCGCCGGTGCCGCCGTCGTAACCGCTGATCAGCACCACGTCGGCCTTGCCCTTGGCCACGCCCGCCGCAATAGTGCCCACCCCCACCTCCGACACCAACTTTACGTTGATGCGGGCCTGATGGTTGGCGTTTTTGAGGTCGTGGATCAATTCGGCCAGGTCCTCA
Coding sequences within it:
- a CDS encoding glutamate synthase subunit beta; translation: MGKITGFMEYKREVPSDHSPEERIRHWQEFHLPMAEEKLQIQGARCMDCGIPFCHTGTLLSGMASGCPINNLIPEWNDLVYRGLWREALDRLHKTNNFPEFTGRVCPAPCEGSCTLGINEPPVTIKSIEAALIDKGFAMGWVKASPPQKRTGKKVAVVGSGPAGLACAAQLNRAGHWVTVFERADRLGGLLTYGIPNMKLEKHVVQRRVNLLAEEGVKFITHTEVGVDYPADKLMSEFDAVVLCGGAAKPRDLSVEGRNLKGIHFAMEFLHANTQKVLDGDDPTITPWQERTGLGQFISATGKNVIVIGGGDTGTDCVGTSLRQGCKSVQQFEILNRPPDARPPDNPWPEWPRIFWVDYGQEEAAALYGRDPRHYAIMTKKFVGDENGRVKELHTVQIEWVANNGSRPAPKELPGTEKVWPAQLVLLSLGFLGPEDFLLKQLGVEQDERSNARAAYGQFATRVPGIFTAGDMRRGQSLVVWAINEGRGAAREVDRYLMGETDLP
- a CDS encoding FMN-binding glutamate synthase family protein; this encodes MIQWSGTNDVLGTANRGDAAESGLCTLCRADCKGKCETWLSSLRGRKLLYPRDFGIVTAGSANTTHVGVNYNALRIQGYNYGALGVPQGLSDSPDDCIFPNVSVETEFGVNIKTKARVPIMTGALGSTFIAAKYWEAFAIGAALVGFPIVIGENVVGIDQEAELTNGKIAKAPELDRRIDTFLRYHDGYGAIIVQMNVEDTRNGVAEYVIDKYGDKAIIELKWGQGAKNIGGEIQVKNLEYALFLKERGYVVDPDPTIPEVQEAFQHGAVEAFARHSRLGYTDLHNADAVRENFMQSVKHLRELGYQRITLKTGSYGMEALAMAIKYATEADLDLLTIDGSGGGTGMSPWNMMETWGVPSIFLHAKAYEYASHLAGKGHKVVDLAFAGGLAREDHIFKALALGAPYTKLVCMGRALMIPGFLGANIQGVVDPESCLTIHGNWDKLPQTVAQFGRVPEEIFAGYYDVQHKVGADEMANIPFGAIAVWTLADKLAAGLQQLLAGARKFSLAEISRNDLFSANRETERETDIPFMTDVFDNAAKRILDS